In Notamacropus eugenii isolate mMacEug1 chromosome 1, mMacEug1.pri_v2, whole genome shotgun sequence, one genomic interval encodes:
- the RGS19 gene encoding regulator of G-protein signaling 19 isoform X3, translating to MSRNDPAPLAPSRPNACCFCWCCCCSCSWNEDRQRAWKTSRETRLETIPNCETCVKPSQEEVQSWAKSFDKLMKNPAGRNVFREFLRTEYSEENMLFWLACEELKGEGNKQVIDEKARLIYEDYISILSPKEVSLDSRVREVINKKMQEPSSNTFDDAQLQIYTLMHRDSYPRFLNSAFYKALLLSTSRSSSES from the exons ATGTCCCGAAATGACCCAGCCCCTCTGGCTCCTTCCCGGCCCAATGCCTGCTGCttctgctggtgctgctgctgcagctgttCATG GAATGAAGATCGGCAGCGGGCTTGGAAGACCTCTAGAGAGACCAGACTGGAGACCATCCCCAACTGTGAAACTTG TGTCAAGCCTAGCCAAGAGGAGGTCCAGAGCTGGGCAAAATCTTTTGACAAGCTAATGAAGAATCCTGCTGGCCGCAATGTGTTCCGGGAGTTCCTTCGTACAGAATACAGTGAAGAGAACATGCTCTTCTGGCTGGCCTGTGAGGAGCTCAAGGGAGAAGGCAACAAGCAAGTCATCGATGAGAAGGCTCGGCTTATTTACGAGGACTATATTTCCATCCTGTCTCCCAAAGAG GTGAGCCTGGACTCCAGGGTACGAGAGGTCATCAACAAAAAGATGCAAGAGCCATCATCCAATACATTTGATGATGCCCAGCTCCAGATCTACACCCTCATGCATAGGGACTCCTACCCTCGCTTCCTGAACTCAGCCTTCTACAAAGCCCTGCTCCTCAGCACCTCGAGATCCTCCTCTGAGTCTTAG
- the RGS19 gene encoding regulator of G-protein signaling 19 isoform X1 — protein MVTTYLWNAENKKKVGKMSCPVWEGSTLGLGGTIHWGRAPGLLTFVFQHTGPEEADRPPSMSRNDPAPLAPSRPNACCFCWCCCCSCSWNEDRQRAWKTSRETRLETIPNCETCVKPSQEEVQSWAKSFDKLMKNPAGRNVFREFLRTEYSEENMLFWLACEELKGEGNKQVIDEKARLIYEDYISILSPKEVSLDSRVREVINKKMQEPSSNTFDDAQLQIYTLMHRDSYPRFLNSAFYKALLLSTSRSSSES, from the exons ATGGTTACAACATACCTTTGGAATGCAGAGAATAAGAAGAAAGTGGGAAAGATGAGCTGCCCAGTCTGGGAAGGATCAACCCTGGGGTTGGGGGGAACCATACACTGGGGCAGGGCCCCAGGCCTCCTTACTTTTGTTTTTCAGCATACAGGGCCTGAGGAGGCAGACAGGCCCCCATCTATGTCCCGAAATGACCCAGCCCCTCTGGCTCCTTCCCGGCCCAATGCCTGCTGCttctgctggtgctgctgctgcagctgttCATG GAATGAAGATCGGCAGCGGGCTTGGAAGACCTCTAGAGAGACCAGACTGGAGACCATCCCCAACTGTGAAACTTG TGTCAAGCCTAGCCAAGAGGAGGTCCAGAGCTGGGCAAAATCTTTTGACAAGCTAATGAAGAATCCTGCTGGCCGCAATGTGTTCCGGGAGTTCCTTCGTACAGAATACAGTGAAGAGAACATGCTCTTCTGGCTGGCCTGTGAGGAGCTCAAGGGAGAAGGCAACAAGCAAGTCATCGATGAGAAGGCTCGGCTTATTTACGAGGACTATATTTCCATCCTGTCTCCCAAAGAG GTGAGCCTGGACTCCAGGGTACGAGAGGTCATCAACAAAAAGATGCAAGAGCCATCATCCAATACATTTGATGATGCCCAGCTCCAGATCTACACCCTCATGCATAGGGACTCCTACCCTCGCTTCCTGAACTCAGCCTTCTACAAAGCCCTGCTCCTCAGCACCTCGAGATCCTCCTCTGAGTCTTAG
- the RGS19 gene encoding regulator of G-protein signaling 19 isoform X2 yields the protein MPTADEAGKQHTGPEEADRPPSMSRNDPAPLAPSRPNACCFCWCCCCSCSWNEDRQRAWKTSRETRLETIPNCETCVKPSQEEVQSWAKSFDKLMKNPAGRNVFREFLRTEYSEENMLFWLACEELKGEGNKQVIDEKARLIYEDYISILSPKEVSLDSRVREVINKKMQEPSSNTFDDAQLQIYTLMHRDSYPRFLNSAFYKALLLSTSRSSSES from the exons ATGCCGACAGCtgatgaggctgggaagcag CATACAGGGCCTGAGGAGGCAGACAGGCCCCCATCTATGTCCCGAAATGACCCAGCCCCTCTGGCTCCTTCCCGGCCCAATGCCTGCTGCttctgctggtgctgctgctgcagctgttCATG GAATGAAGATCGGCAGCGGGCTTGGAAGACCTCTAGAGAGACCAGACTGGAGACCATCCCCAACTGTGAAACTTG TGTCAAGCCTAGCCAAGAGGAGGTCCAGAGCTGGGCAAAATCTTTTGACAAGCTAATGAAGAATCCTGCTGGCCGCAATGTGTTCCGGGAGTTCCTTCGTACAGAATACAGTGAAGAGAACATGCTCTTCTGGCTGGCCTGTGAGGAGCTCAAGGGAGAAGGCAACAAGCAAGTCATCGATGAGAAGGCTCGGCTTATTTACGAGGACTATATTTCCATCCTGTCTCCCAAAGAG GTGAGCCTGGACTCCAGGGTACGAGAGGTCATCAACAAAAAGATGCAAGAGCCATCATCCAATACATTTGATGATGCCCAGCTCCAGATCTACACCCTCATGCATAGGGACTCCTACCCTCGCTTCCTGAACTCAGCCTTCTACAAAGCCCTGCTCCTCAGCACCTCGAGATCCTCCTCTGAGTCTTAG